A genomic window from Punica granatum isolate Tunisia-2019 chromosome 2, ASM765513v2, whole genome shotgun sequence includes:
- the LOC116197471 gene encoding paired amphipathic helix protein Sin3-like 2, translating to MKRIREDAYPGSQFKRPFGSSRCESYGQSQVQGGGGGGGGGGGGGGVGGGLAGGGSASQKLTTNDALTYLKEVKDMFQDQREKYDMFLEVMKDFKAQRTDTAGVIARVKELFKGHNNLILGFNTFLPKGYEITVDEDEAPTKKTVEFDEAISFVNKIKKRFQNDEHIYKAFLDILNMYRKEHKDINEVYNEVAALFDDHPDLLEEFTRFLPENSPTTVAHNVPSNRNLFQRPGERNSAKLAARPLHVDKHRNRPHRTTGSHTDRDISVDRPDIDDDKALLKVQKDQRKHLEKDINRNKRTVEVDDRESEHDNRDFNSPRVHEKRKHTRKVEGFRTSSNYPFNDDKDALKGMYNEGFMFCEKVKERLCSAEDYQAFLKLLNIYSNGIIKRNDLQNLVTDLLGKHPDLMNEFNEFLERCENIDGFLAGVMSKKSLSHDSHSHKPTKVEHKLEAEGKKDTIRSEYLLKSIQELDLSDCQRCTPSYRLLPDDYPIPSASQRSELGAQVLNDHWVSVTSGSEDYSFKHMRRNQYEESLFRCEDDRFELDMLIESVSSTAKHVEELLNSISENKNNLESPLQVENHFSALNLRCIERLYGDHGLDVMDILRRNPNVALPVILTRLKQKQEEWTKCRSDFNKVWADVYAKNHYKSLDHRSFYFKQQDSKNLSTKTLVAEIKELKEKHQKEDDLLQAIASGNRPNHVAHLEFSYLDEGIHEDLYKIFQYSCEEVCSTKEQLNKVMRLWTTFLEPMLGIPSRSHGKGIVEVGKTSRGMANSSAFVGRGESRVSPDANINPKQLKFEKDKGENQSPVLTNGDVSVKDKSCMESERACKDVSSSNVHFPEKEPKGFRVTPSSSSIPPGEGKESKVNANNEVNLLSNLSWDTLLKHKNEFDGRNDYSAEPPKSEKEEGELSPTGEFEENFTDYKEDDVKSVSEPEHEQENQSTNGEGGGGGNGAEADDEDSENNVSQRGGEVSGSDECSHEEDNEEEEDEEADHDEADTKAESEGEHDAHCGAENGIMLPVSERFLSSVKPLSKRVQADQLDERRDSSRIFYANDDFYVLFRLHQALYERILSAKTNSACTEKQRTSEETGSPDPYNRFMTALYNLLDGSIDNAKFEDECRAIIGNQSYILFTLDKLIYKLVKQLQLIATDDMDNKLLQLYEYEKGRKRVKFIDSVYYENVRVFLHDENIYRMKFSLDPPGLSIQLMDNASEKPEVFAVSIEPNFGAYLFNDFLLAVPSRKEPRDVYLQRNKWKYSRMDENSATCAALDGIQLFNGLECKIACISSKISYVLDTEDFFFRPRSKRRGILREKYSSRKLDRVQRFHRFLSAAVVAV from the exons ATGAAGAGAATAAGAGAAGACGCCTACCCTGGCTCCCAATTCAAACGTCCCTTTGGTTCTTCGAGGTGTGAATC CTATGGGCAATCACAAGTccaaggaggaggaggtggcggcggcggcggcggtggAGGTGGCGGCGTAGGTGGCGGCCTGGCAGGAGGTGGCAGTGCCTCTCAGAAATTGACAACCAATGATGCATTGACATATCTCAAGGAGGTCAAGGACATGTTCCAAGATCAAAGGGAAAAGTATGACATGTTCCTGGAGGTCATGAAAGATTTCAAGGCTCAAAG AACTGATACTGCTGGAGTCATTGCAAGAGTAAAGGAATTATTCAAGGGGCATAACAATTTAATTTTGGGATTCAATACATTCTTACCGAAGGGTTATGAAATTACCGTGGATGAGGATGAAGCTCCAACAAAGAAAACTGTTGAATTCGATGAAGCCATCAGCTTTGTCAACAAGATTAAG AAACGCTTCCAAAATGATGAACACATTTATAAAGCATTTCTAGACATCTTGAATATGTACCGGAAGGAGCACAAGGACATAAATGAGGTCTACAACGAG GTGGCTGCCCTTTTTGATGACCACCCTGATTTGCTGGAGGAGTTCACGAGGTTCTTACCCGAGAACTCACCAACAACTGTAGCTCATAATGTTCCATCTAACCGGAATTTGTTTCAACGGCCTGGTGAACGCAACTCTGCAAAGTTGGCAGCTCGTCCACTGCATGTGGACAAG CATCGGAACCGTCCACATAGGACTACTGGCTCTCATACTGATCGGGACATTAGTGTTGATCGTCCTGATATTGATGATGATAAAGCATTGCTGAAGGTGCAGAAGGATCAGAGGAAGCATCTTGAGAAGGATATTAATCGTAATAAGAGAACTGTCGAAGTGGATGATAGAGAGTCTGAGCATGACAATCGGGATTTTAACTCACCCCGTGTacatgaaaagagaaaacacACTAGAAAGGTTGAAGGCTTCAGGACGAGCTCTAACTACCCGTTCAATGATGACAAAGACGCCCTAAAAG GGATGTACAATGAAGGATTCATGTTCTGCGAGAAAGTTAAGGAAAGGTTATGCAGCGCAGAGGATTACCAGGCATTTCTTAAGTTGCTTAACATCTACAGCAATGGGATCATTAAAAGGAATGACTTGCAAAATTTG GTGACTGACTTGCTTGGAAAGCATCCAGATCTTATGAATGAATTCAATGAATTCCTAGAGCGATGTGAAAATATTG ATGGTTTTCTTGCCGGCGTTATGAGCAAGA AATCTCTCTCGCACGATTCACACTCGCATAAACCAACAAAGGTTGAGCACAAGCTTGAAGCTGAAGGGAAGAAAGACACAATAAGATCAGAGTACTTATTGAAGTCCATCCAAGAGCTTGACCTCTCTGACTGTCAACGTTGTACTCCTAGCTACCGACTTCTCCCTGATGAT TATCCAATTCCCTCTGCAAGCCAAAGATCAGAGCTTGGTGCTCAAGTGTTGAATGATCACTGGGTATCAGTGACTTCGGGTAGTGAGGATTATTCGTTCAAACATATGCGTCGGAATCAGTACGAAGAAAGTCTTTTCAGATGTGAAGACGATAG GTTTGAGCTTGACATGCTGATAGAGTCTGTGAGCTCGACTGCTAAGCATGTTGAGGAATTGTTAAATAGCATCAGtgagaataaaaataatctcGAGAGTCCGCTTCAAGTCGAGAATCACTTCAGTG CTCTCAATTTGAGATGCATCGAAAGATTATATGGGGACCATGGACTTGATGTGATGGACATCCTGCGGAGAAATCCCAATGTTGCTCTGCCTGTCATATTAACTCGACTCAAGCAAAAACAGGAGGAGTGGACGAAATGCCGATCAGATTTTAATAAGGTTTGGGCAGATGTTTATGCTAAAAACCATTACAAATCACTGGACCACCGCAGCTTCTATTTCAAGCAGCAGGACTCGAAGAACCTGAGCACAAAAA CTTTGGTAGCTGAAATTAAAGAGCTGAAAGAGAAGCACCAAAAAGAGGATGACCTTCTGCAAGCCATTGCTTCTGGAAACAGGCCAAATCATGTTGCACATTTGGAGTTCTCGTACTTAGATGAGGGAATTCATGAGGACTTGTACAAGATTTTCCAGTATTCATGTGAAGAAGTTTGCTCCACAAAAGAACAGCTCAACAAAGTCATGCGGCTTTGGACTACCTTTTTGGAGCCAATGCTGGGCATTCCTTCTCGATCTCATGGTAAGGGAATAGTTGAAGTTGGAAAAACATCGCGTGGAATGGCAAATTCCTCTGCTTTTGTGGGCAGAGGTGAGAGCCGTGTAAGTCCCGATGCGAATATTAATCCGAAGCAACTGAAATTTGAGAAGGATAAAGGTGAGAACCAGTCACCAGTATTGACAAATGGGGATGTATCTGTCAAAGATAAAAGTTGCATGGAATCAGAGCGTGCCTGCAAAGATGTCTCGAGTTCTAATGTCCATTTTCCAGAGAAGGAACCAAAAG GGTTTAGAGTGACTCCTTCCAGTTCTAGTATTCCTCCTGGTGAGGGCAAGGAATCCAAAGTCAATGCTAACAATGAG GTCAATCTCCTTTCAAACCTAAGCTGGGACACATTGCTTAAGCATAAAAATGAATTTGACGGGCGTAATGACTATTCTGCCGAACCTCCCAAGTCCGAGAAAGAAGAGGGTGAATTATCTCCTACAGGTGAGTTCGAGGAGAATTTTACAGACTATAAAGAAGATGATGTGAAATCTGTATCGGAGCCAGAGCATGAGCAGGAAAATCAATCCACCAATGGGGAAGGTGGGGGAGGAGGAAATGGCGCAGAAGCTGATGATGAAGATAGCGAGAACAATGTCTCTCAGAGAGGTGGTGAAGTCTCTGGGAGTGATGAGTGCTCTCATGAAGAGGACaatgaagaggaggaggacgaAGAAGCAGATCACGATGAGGCTGATACAAAGGCTGAGAGTGAAGGTGAGCACGATGCTCACTGTGGAGCAGAGAATGGGATAATGTTGCCTGTCTCGGAGCGGTTTCTCTCATCAGTGAAGCCTCTTTCAAAGCGGGTCCAGGCTGATCAGCTTGACGAAAGGAGGGATTCTTCACGAATTTTCTATGCCAATGATGATTTCTATGTTCTCTTTAGGCTCCATCAG GCTCTGTATGAGAGGATTTTGTCTGCTAAAACCAACTCAGCCTGCACTGAAAAGCAGAGAACTTCAGAGGAAACGGGTTCTCCTGATCCTTATAACAG ATTTATGACCGCCTTGTACAACCTTCTTGATGGGTCAATTGACAATGCAAAGTTTGAAGACGAATGCCGAGCTATAATTGGGAACCAGTCGTATATTCTTTTTACATTAGATAAATTGATATACAAGCTGGTGAAGCAG CTTCAACTCATTGCGACCGATGACATGGATAATAAGCTTCTTCAGCTGTATGAATACGAGAAAGGCCGTAAGCGCGTTAAGTTCATTGACTCTGTCTACTACGAAAATGTGCGTGTCTTTCTTCATGACGAGAATATTTACCGAATGAAATTC TCATTGGATCCTCCTGGGTTGTCTATTCAGTTGATGGACAATGCCAGTGAAAAGCCTGAGGTTTTTGCTGTTTCTATTGAACCAAATTTCGGTGCCTACTTGTTCAACGATTTTCTTCTGGCCGTGCCCAGCAGAAAGGAGCCAAGGGACGTTTATCTTCAGAG AAACAAATGGAAGTATTCTCGAATGGATGAAAACTCTGCAACATGTGCAGCCTTGGACGGCATTCAACTCTTCAATGGCCTCGAATGCAAGATCGCTTGCATTTCATCAAAG ATCTCCTACGTTCTGGACACTGAAGATTTCTTCTTTCGTCCGAGAAGTAAGCGGAGGGGTATATTGAGGGAGAAGTACTCCTCTCGCAAACTCGATAGAGTTCAGCGTTTCCACAGATTTTTATCAGCCGCGGTGGTAGCAGTCTAG